In Rhodamnia argentea isolate NSW1041297 chromosome 4, ASM2092103v1, whole genome shotgun sequence, the following proteins share a genomic window:
- the LOC115740926 gene encoding putative pectinesterase/pectinesterase inhibitor 45 has translation MAFQDFDHLSERRRAERKQKLRKRIAIAVVSSLALAGVVAGCVIAVVQRSGSTKTTSNAAPAEPASQISHSQKMIKMICSSTDYQETCTNTFNKAVKSDANLTQPKDLLKVAIGAAFDEVEGAFNKTKKFEFTTPKEKAAFEDCKQLLEDAVEELGFSVNNLGDSIGKFSSKTPDLNNWLSAVMSYQHACVDGFPDGKLKTEMQKTMKIAEELTSNSLAIISEVSSFLSTFQVPGATRHLLEEEASGLPVVDHDGLPSWMNQEERRMLKGKRGPKLTPNVVVAKDGSGKFKTISEALAAMPEKYTGRYVIYIKEGVYDEYITVTKKMVNVTMYGDGSQKTIVTGNKNFVDGVRTFKTASFTALGEGFMAQAMGFRNTAGPEKHQAVAIRVQSDRAIFLNCRFEGYQDTLYVQTHRQFYRSCVIAGTVDFIFGDATAVFQNCLIVVRKPLDNQQNIVTAQGRYDRRETTGIVLQNCRITADKKLIPVKSKFRTYLGRPWKEFSRTIIMESTIEDFIDPAGWMPWEGEFALKTLYYAEYNNKGPGAKLDTRVKWPGYKKIQKQEAAKFTVGTFLDAGWIKGAGVPVHFGLNN, from the exons atgGCATTCCAAGATTTCGATCACTTGTCGGAGCGGCGGCGAGCCGAGAGGAAGCAGAAGCTGAGGAAACGGATCGCCATCGCTGTGGTCTCGTCTCTCGCCCTCGCCGGAGTCGTGGCCGGCTGCGTCATCGCCGTCGTGCAGAGGTCGGGCAGCACCAAGACCACGAGCAATGCGGCCCCGGCCGAGCCGGCAAGTCAGATTTCCCACTCCCAAAAGATGATAAAGATGATATGCTCCTCGACGGATTACCAGGAGACCTGCACCAACACCTTCAACAAGGCGGTGAAGTCGGACGCGAACTTGACCCAACCCAAGGACCTCCTCAAGGTGGCGATCGGGGCTGCCTTCGACGAGGTTGAGGGGGCCTTCAACAAGACGAAGAAGTTTGAATTCACGACCCCGAAAGAGAAGGCCGCATTTGAGGATTGCAAGCAGCTGCTGGAGGACGCCGTGGAAGAGCTGGGCTTCTCCGTGAACAACCTTGGTGACAGTATTGGGAAGTTCTCCTCCAAGACCCCGGATTTGAACAACTGGTTGAGCGCCGTGATGTCCTACCAGCATGCATGCGTGGACGGGTTCCCCGATGGGAAACTGAAGACCGAAATGCAGAAGACGATGAAGATCGCCGAGGAACTCACCAGCAACTCCCTTGCCATCATCTCGGAggtgtcttcttttctttccacgTTCCAAGTTCCAGGAGCTACCCGACATCTACTCGAGGAGGAGGCATCAGGCCTGCCAGTTGTGGATCATGACGGCCTTCCTAGCTGGATGAATCAAGAGGAGAGGCGGATGTTGAAGGGAAAGCGCGGCCCGAAATTGACCCCGAATGTTGTCGTGGCAAAGGATGGCAGCGGGAAATTCAAGACTATCTCCGAGGCATTGGCGGCGATGCCAGAGAAGTACACCGGAAG GTACGTCATCTACATCAAAGAAGGAGTTTATGACGAGTACATCACCGTGACGAAGAAGATGGTTAACGTGACCATGTACGGGGACGGGTCGCAGAAGACCATCGTTACTGGGAACAAGAACTTTGTCGATGGAGTTAGGACTTTCAAGACCGCGAGTTTCA CTGCTCTAGGAGAGGGCTTTATGGCCCAGGCCATGGGGTTCAGGAACACGGCGGGCCCCGAGAAGCACCAGGCGGTGGCCATCCGAGTTCAGTCGGACCGCGCCATCTTCCTCAACTGTAGGTTCGAGGGGTACCAGGACACCCTGTACGTGCAGACCCACCGTCAGTTCTACCGCAGCTGTGTGATTGCTGGCACGGTTGACTTCATCTTCGGGGATGCCACTGCCGTCTTCCAGAACTGCCTGATCGTCGTGCGGAAGCCCTTAGATAACCAGCAGAACATCGTCACGGCGCAGGGGCGTTACGACAGGCGCGAGACCACGGGGATTGTCCTCCAGAACTGCCGCATCACAGCCGACAAGAAGCTCATCCCCGTCAAGTCCAAGTTCCGGACATACCTGGGCCGGCCCTGGAAGGAGTTCTCGAGGACCATCATCATGGAGTCGACGATCGAGGACTTCATCGACCCGGCAGGCTGGATGCCATGGGAGGGTGAGTTCGCGCTCAAGACCCTGTACTATGCGGAGTACAACAACAAGGGGCCGGGCGCAAAGCTCGACACCCGAGTGAAGTGGCCCGGTTACAAGAAGATACAGAAGCAGGAGGCAGCCAAGTTCACCGTCGGCACCTTCCTGGACGCGGGCTGGATCAAGGGAGCTGGTGTCCCCGTCCACTTCGGCCTGAATAACTAA
- the LOC115741055 gene encoding pectinesterase translates to MGTMRGGWTVLWVVACMLVHGGASMSRAGAPVHGQEHSRHVQEQCGFTRYPALCVRTLARSGSVDLLSALVNKTILETKLPSSYFAQIASLFQTQEAQHAKAVTDLCEDTMALSLKRLEKSLEALKEPAKNKGDVQTWLSAAMTLQESCKDSARGLRPHDLSSDLATSLSRKMDYLAQLTSNALALVNQINRRQKPAKTDGNRNPGEMRGFPSWMSKRDRRLLEGAAAVEANAVVAKDGTGNYRTVSEAIQAASGGRFVIYVKAGVYKEKIHANKDGITLIGDGKYSTIITGDDSAAGGASLTGSSTFTITGDGFIARDIGFQNTAGPQGDQAVALTVASDRSAFYRCSIAGYQDTLYAHVLRQFYRECDIYGTVDFIFGNAAAVFQNCELVVRKPGNKAFTVILANGRSDPGQNTGFSVQGCRITSGAGSGSTYLGRPWKYYSRAVVMQSTIDGGVAPQGWVQWPGYGSSVLRTLYFAEYANQGPGAGISERVNWPGFHVIGAQEAMKFTVQSLISGNSWLPSTGVAFTSGL, encoded by the exons atggggACTATGAGAGGAGGGTGGACGGTGCTGTGGGTGGTGGCGTGCATGCTGGTGCATGGAGGGGCCTCCATGTCGCGGGCAGGCGCCCCCGTCCATGGACAGGAACATTCGAGGCATGTGCAGGAGCAATGTGGGTTCACCAGATACCCGGCCCTGTGTGTCCGGACGTTGGCCAGGTCGGGTTCGGTGGACCTCCTCTCTGCTCTCGTCAACAAGACCATCCTCGAGACCAAGCTTCCTTCTTCCTACTTCGCCCAGATCGCCTCCCTCTTCCAGACCCAAGAAGCTCAACATGCAAAAGCTGTCACAG ACCTCTGTGAAGACACCATGGCCCTCTCTCTCAAGAGGCTCGAGAAGTCGCTTGAAGCCCTCAAGGAGCCAGCGAAGAACAAGGGGGACGTCCAGACATGGCTCAGTGCAGCGATGACTCTTCAAGAATCGTGCAAAGACTCGGCCCGGGGCCTCCGTCCTCACGATCTCTCGAGCGACCTCGCGACTAGTTTGTCACGGAAGATGGACTATCTCGCTCAGCTCACCAGCAACGCTCTAGCCCTCGTCAATCAGATCAATCGCAGACAAAAACCAGCGAAGACCGACGGGAACAGGAACCCTGGCGAAATGCGGGGCTTTCCGAGCTGGATGTCAAAGAGAGATAGGAGGTTGCTGGAGGGCGCAGCGGCAGTGGAGGCGAACGCTGTGGTCGCGAAGGATGGCACGGGCAATTACAGGACCGTCTCGGAGGCGATCCAGGCCGCTTCGGGTGGCCGGTTCGTGATCTACGTGAAGGCGGGTGTTTACAAGGAAAAAATCCACGCCAACAAGGACGGAATCACATTGATCGGGGACGGGAAGTATTCTACGATCATCACCGGTGACGATAGTGCCGCTGGGGGTGCTTCTTTGACCGGCTCTTCTACGTTca CAATCACCGGCGATGGATTCATAGCCCGAGACATCGGGTTCCAAAACACGGCGGGACCCCAGGGTGATCAGGCCGTCGCCCTAACCGTGGCCTCCGATCGCTCGGCATTCTATAGGTGCAGCATCGCGGGCTACCAGGACACGCTGTATGCGCACGTGCTCCGCCAGTTCTACCGCGAGTGCGACATCTACGGCACTGTGGATTTCATCTTCGGGAACGCAGCCGCCGTCTTCCAGAACTGTGAGCTGGTGGTGCGGAAGCCAGGGAACAAGGCCTTTACAGTGATCCTTGCCAACGGCCGCTCGGACCCAGGCCAGAACACCGGGTTCTCGGTCCAGGGCTGCCGCATCACCTCCGGCGCCGGCTCGGGCAGTACCTACCTGGGGAGGCCATGGAAGTACTATTCTAGGGCAGTGGTCATGCAATCCACCATCGATGGTGGAGTTGCTCCTCAGGGCTGGGTTCAGTGGCCGGGCTACGGAAGTTCAGTGCTCAGGACACTCTATTTTGCCGAGTATGCAAACCAGGGACCTGGTGCTGGGATCTCAGAGAGGGTCAACTGGCCTGGTTTCCATGTGATTGGGGCTCAAGAAGCTATGAAATTCACCGTTCAGAGCTTGATTTCTGGGAATTCATGGCTGCCTTCAACCGGTGTCGCCTTCACCTCTGGCCTCTAG